In a single window of the Chelonia mydas isolate rCheMyd1 chromosome 8, rCheMyd1.pri.v2, whole genome shotgun sequence genome:
- the LEPROT gene encoding leptin receptor gene-related protein, which translates to MAGVKALVGLSFSGAIGLTFLMLGCALEYYGVYWPLFVLIFYVLCPIPHFIAKRVSDDTDAASSACRELAYFFTTGIVVSAFGMPIILARVEAIKWGACGLVLAGNAVIFLTILGFFLVFGRGDDFSWEQW; encoded by the exons ATGGCGGGGGTGAAAG CCCTTGTTGGTTTATCCTTCAGTGGAGCCATTGGTCTAACGTTTCTTATGTTGGGATGTGCCCTAGAATATTATGG TGTGTACTGGCCCCTGTTTGTCTTGATATTTTACGTCCTTTGTCCCATTCCTCACTtcattgcaaaaagagtaagcgATGACACTGATGCCGCTAGCAGTGCCTGCAGGGAATTGGCATATTTCTTCACAACTGGAATTGTTGTTTCTGCCTTTGGAATGCCTATAATTCTTGCACGTGTTGAAGCG ATCAAGTGGGGAGCCTGTGGTCTTGTGCTAGCTGGCAACGCAGTCATTTTTCTTACCATTTTAGGCTTTTTTCTTGTATTTGGTAGAGGAGATGACTTTAGCTGGGAGCAGTGGTAG